In Nocardioides marinus, one DNA window encodes the following:
- a CDS encoding DUF4244 domain-containing protein: MPRPHVLTTRGRPRHRAQDGITTAEYAVGTAAGAGLAGLLYTMLTGGFGDQLLTTLFDHVLGLLGVG; this comes from the coding sequence ATGCCCCGTCCCCACGTCCTCACGACCCGTGGTCGTCCGCGGCACCGCGCCCAGGACGGCATCACCACCGCGGAGTACGCCGTCGGCACGGCCGCCGGCGCCGGGCTGGCCGGTCTGCTCTACACGATGCTCACCGGTGGCTTCGGCGACCAGCTGCTGACGACCCTCTTCGACCACGTGCTCGGCCTGCTGGGCGTCGGATGA
- a CDS encoding Rv3654c family TadE-like protein has protein sequence MRRRTDRGADRGADRGADRGAATTAAVACLGLLLVVGLALGEVGAWFAAHRQARAAADLAALAGAGALTGAPAGAAGLDPCVAAAEVARRNGAEVTSCRAVGSAVEVVVSVDAPSRWGPEAALTGTARAGLA, from the coding sequence GTGAGGCGGCGTACCGACCGGGGTGCCGACCGGGGTGCCGACCGTGGTGCCGACCGGGGCGCCGCCACCACGGCCGCGGTCGCCTGCCTCGGGCTGCTGCTGGTGGTGGGTCTGGCACTCGGGGAGGTGGGGGCGTGGTTCGCGGCGCACCGGCAGGCGCGGGCGGCGGCCGACCTCGCCGCACTGGCCGGGGCCGGCGCCCTGACCGGGGCCCCGGCGGGCGCGGCGGGCCTCGACCCGTGCGTGGCGGCCGCCGAGGTGGCCCGGCGCAACGGTGCGGAGGTCACGTCGTGCCGCGCCGTCGGCAGCGCGGTCGAGGTGGTCGTCTCGGTGGACGCACCGAGCCGGTGGGGCCCTGAGGCCGCGCTCACCGGCACCGCTCGGGCCGGTCTTGCGTGA
- a CDS encoding anti-sigma factor antagonist codes for MDLTLATRDVDGTTVVTVGGEIDVYTAPKLRDKITELVAAGVYDLVIDMEAVEFLDSTGLGVLVGGLKKVRAHDGSLQLVCTQDRLLKIFRITGLAKVFVIHDSAEAALAAS; via the coding sequence GTGGACCTCACCCTCGCCACGCGCGACGTCGACGGTACGACCGTTGTCACCGTCGGCGGTGAGATCGATGTCTACACAGCGCCGAAGCTGCGCGACAAGATCACCGAGCTCGTCGCCGCCGGCGTCTACGACCTCGTGATCGACATGGAGGCAGTGGAGTTCCTCGACTCCACCGGCCTCGGTGTCCTCGTGGGCGGACTGAAGAAGGTCCGCGCGCACGACGGCTCGCTGCAGCTGGTGTGCACCCAGGACCGCCTGCTCAAGATCTTCCGGATCACCGGACTGGCGAAGGTCTTCGTCATCCACGACAGCGCCGAAGCCGCGCTGGCCGCCTCCTGA
- a CDS encoding TadE family type IV pilus minor pilin, with protein sequence MTAELAMVLPLLLAVTAGLVWLLVVGLGQLRATDAAREAARALARGEDAAVATDLALTIGPPGSTVAVSDRDGLVVVTVKATIEGPGGALAVLPGAEVSGEATAAREPAAGGPAPSGSVP encoded by the coding sequence GTGACCGCGGAGCTGGCCATGGTGCTGCCGCTGCTCCTCGCCGTCACGGCCGGGCTGGTGTGGCTGTTGGTCGTGGGGCTCGGTCAGCTCCGGGCCACCGACGCCGCGCGCGAGGCGGCGCGCGCCCTGGCCCGCGGGGAGGACGCCGCGGTCGCGACCGATCTCGCGCTCACGATCGGGCCACCGGGCAGCACGGTCGCGGTGAGCGACCGCGACGGGCTGGTCGTCGTCACCGTCAAGGCCACGATCGAGGGGCCGGGCGGCGCGCTGGCCGTGCTCCCCGGGGCGGAGGTCAGCGGCGAGGCGACGGCCGCGCGCGAGCCGGCCGCCGGGGGGCCGGCGCCGAGCGGGTCCGTCCCGTGA
- a CDS encoding Ig-like domain repeat protein produces MLPTLHRCALAPALSLVLAAGGVTLTAAPATAAPVVAADRTGGAAGGPLDGILDPVTDLLNALVGPIINGTAAVGSPLTLTMPEWNLLGVANQVQWLADGVPIPGATGTTFTPTLDEAGKNVQALVTGSVLGVLTLLVKEVYSGVVAIPLPGGGGGGGGGGEGGGTGNPVLEVLSDPAITGIPGVGSLLQVLNPIWSLPGVTTTYQWFVDGAPVPGATGPTYVPVLSDAGKQLHAVVTGTLAGLPVLTALTGFLTIPQTEASPLQATSAATVTGTARVGKVISVQDPTWNEEGVTHAYQWLRDGSPISGATDKTYTLTPDDYGRRVVAKVTGHKEGWTDSTVDSNEVTPGLGDPPSFTTQPSVSGTYALGRTLTALPGAWGQGSTPAHTYQWRRGGQVISGATSSTYAVAADDLGSTLSVTVTATRAGYQPATFTTSALPVAKLASATTLKGKKKARAGKPLRVKVGVLVDGFAPDGVVSILDGSKTLKRLRIARGTKKVKLPKLSKGKHVLTAVYAGSDATEESRSKTLKVRVLPRR; encoded by the coding sequence ATGCTGCCCACGCTGCACCGTTGCGCGCTCGCGCCCGCGCTGTCACTCGTCCTCGCAGCCGGCGGCGTCACGCTGACCGCCGCACCCGCCACCGCAGCCCCCGTGGTCGCCGCCGACCGCACGGGCGGAGCCGCCGGCGGTCCGCTGGACGGCATCCTCGACCCGGTCACCGACCTGCTGAACGCACTCGTCGGCCCCATCATCAACGGCACCGCCGCTGTCGGCAGCCCACTCACGCTCACCATGCCCGAGTGGAACCTCCTCGGCGTCGCCAACCAGGTGCAGTGGCTGGCCGACGGCGTACCGATCCCGGGCGCCACCGGCACCACCTTCACCCCCACGCTCGACGAGGCCGGCAAGAACGTCCAGGCCCTCGTCACCGGCTCGGTGCTCGGCGTCCTCACGCTGCTGGTCAAGGAGGTCTACTCCGGCGTCGTCGCCATCCCGCTCCCCGGCGGTGGCGGCGGTGGTGGCGGCGGCGGTGAGGGCGGTGGGACCGGCAACCCGGTGCTCGAGGTCCTCAGCGACCCGGCCATCACCGGCATCCCCGGTGTCGGCTCGCTGCTGCAGGTCCTCAACCCGATCTGGAGCCTGCCGGGCGTGACGACGACCTACCAGTGGTTCGTGGACGGCGCGCCCGTCCCCGGCGCCACGGGGCCGACGTACGTGCCGGTCCTCAGCGACGCCGGCAAGCAGCTGCACGCCGTCGTGACGGGCACCCTGGCCGGGCTGCCGGTCCTCACCGCGCTCACCGGCTTCCTCACGATCCCCCAGACCGAGGCCAGCCCGCTGCAGGCCACGTCCGCTGCGACCGTGACCGGCACCGCGCGCGTCGGCAAGGTCATCAGCGTCCAGGACCCGACCTGGAACGAGGAGGGCGTCACCCACGCCTACCAGTGGCTGCGCGACGGCTCCCCCATCTCCGGTGCGACCGACAAGACCTACACGCTGACCCCCGACGACTACGGCCGCCGTGTCGTGGCCAAGGTGACCGGCCACAAGGAGGGCTGGACCGACAGCACCGTCGACAGCAACGAGGTGACCCCCGGCCTGGGCGACCCGCCGAGCTTCACCACCCAGCCCTCGGTCAGCGGCACCTACGCCCTGGGGCGCACCCTCACCGCCCTGCCCGGCGCCTGGGGCCAGGGCAGCACGCCGGCCCACACCTACCAGTGGCGCCGTGGCGGCCAGGTCATCAGTGGCGCCACCTCCTCGACGTACGCCGTCGCCGCCGACGACCTCGGGTCGACCCTGTCGGTCACCGTGACCGCGACGCGTGCGGGCTACCAGCCGGCCACCTTCACCACCTCGGCGCTGCCGGTCGCGAAGCTGGCCTCGGCGACCACGCTGAAGGGCAAGAAGAAGGCCCGTGCGGGCAAGCCGCTGCGCGTGAAGGTCGGCGTGCTGGTGGACGGGTTCGCCCCCGACGGGGTCGTCAGCATCCTCGACGGCTCCAAGACCCTCAAGCGGCTGCGGATCGCCCGCGGCACCAAGAAGGTCAAGCTGCCCAAGCTCTCGAAGGGCAAGCACGTGCTCACCGCGGTGTACGCCGGCTCCGACGCCACCGAGGAGTCCCGGTCGAAGACGCTGAAGGTGCGGGTGCTGCCCCGCCGCTGA
- a CDS encoding DEAD/DEAH box helicase, with product MPGPTTSELAPSGTPTGRPVTGLLERLASAPGRADRLTHVEELPPRAAVAAPWPGWVPEQVRAAYAGRGVVQPWTHQVAAADAAWHGRHVVLSTGTASGKSLAFQVPALSRVLAARGGRGQRGAAVLYLSPTKALAQDQLSSLHELGLGVRLATHDGDSSREQREWTRDHGEYVLTNPDMLHRSLLPGHERWTGFWRSLSMVVVDECHHYRGVFGAHVAHVLRRLRRVCASYGADPTFVLASATVADPAAAAHRLTGLDVLAIEDDASPRGRVTVGLWEPPLTEHLGENDAPVRRAASSETADLLTDLVVEGVRSLAFIRSRRGAEQVAMTSSALLEEVDPSLAGRVAAYRGGYLPEERREIEQRLRSGELLGLAATNALELGIDVSGLDAVLVAGFPGTRAAFWQQVGRAGRGAQDAAALLVARDDPLDTYLVHHPESLFGRPVEATVFDPTNPYVLGPHLAAAAQERPLTRADLAAYWPGAEPVVDDLVARGLLRKRPHGWFWTDRSRAADLADIRSSGGQQVQLVEAGTGRVVGTVDGGRAHGTAHPGAVYVHRGETYLVRELDLEDHVAVLERDDPDYSTSARELTDISVVEERESRRWGPCRLVLGQVDVSQQVVSFLRRRQPGGEVLGEEPLDLPERTLRTSAVWWTIPSAELEGCGLDPGDLPGAAHAAEHCSIGLLPLFATCDRWDIGGVSTALHPDTGTLTVFVHDGHPGGAGFAERGYHAAGAWLRATRETIASCECLEGCPSCIQSPKCGNQNNPLDKAGALVLLDLLLAHAPLD from the coding sequence ATGCCCGGCCCGACCACCAGCGAGCTCGCCCCGAGCGGCACGCCGACGGGCCGACCCGTGACCGGGCTGCTCGAACGGCTGGCCTCGGCCCCCGGGCGCGCCGACCGGCTGACCCACGTCGAGGAGCTCCCGCCCCGGGCGGCAGTGGCTGCCCCGTGGCCGGGGTGGGTGCCGGAACAGGTGCGGGCGGCGTACGCCGGGCGTGGCGTGGTGCAGCCCTGGACCCACCAGGTGGCGGCGGCCGACGCCGCCTGGCACGGCCGGCACGTGGTGCTCTCGACGGGGACGGCGTCGGGCAAGTCGCTGGCCTTCCAGGTGCCGGCGCTCTCGCGGGTGCTGGCCGCGCGTGGTGGTCGCGGGCAGCGCGGCGCGGCGGTGCTCTACCTCTCCCCCACCAAGGCGCTCGCCCAGGACCAGCTCTCCTCGCTGCACGAGCTGGGTCTGGGGGTGAGGCTCGCGACGCACGACGGCGACAGCAGCCGCGAGCAGCGTGAGTGGACCCGCGACCACGGCGAGTACGTCCTCACCAACCCCGACATGCTGCACCGCAGCCTGCTGCCCGGCCACGAGCGCTGGACCGGGTTCTGGCGGTCACTGTCGATGGTGGTCGTCGACGAGTGCCACCACTACCGCGGGGTCTTCGGGGCGCACGTGGCGCACGTGCTGCGCCGCCTGCGGCGGGTGTGCGCGTCCTACGGCGCCGACCCGACGTTCGTGCTGGCCTCCGCCACCGTGGCAGACCCGGCCGCGGCCGCGCACCGGCTCACCGGGCTCGACGTGCTCGCGATCGAGGACGACGCCTCGCCCCGCGGCCGGGTCACCGTGGGGCTCTGGGAGCCTCCGCTGACCGAGCACCTCGGGGAGAACGACGCGCCCGTGCGGCGGGCCGCCTCCTCCGAGACCGCCGACCTGCTCACCGACCTGGTCGTCGAGGGCGTGCGCAGCCTGGCCTTCATCCGCTCGCGCCGCGGTGCGGAGCAGGTCGCGATGACCTCGTCCGCGCTGCTGGAGGAGGTCGACCCGTCCCTCGCGGGTCGGGTCGCGGCCTACCGAGGGGGCTACCTCCCCGAGGAGCGCCGTGAGATCGAGCAGCGGCTGCGCTCCGGGGAGCTCCTGGGCCTGGCTGCGACCAACGCGCTGGAGCTCGGCATCGACGTCAGCGGTCTCGACGCGGTGCTGGTCGCCGGCTTCCCCGGGACCCGCGCCGCCTTCTGGCAGCAGGTCGGGCGTGCCGGCCGGGGGGCGCAGGACGCGGCGGCGCTGCTGGTGGCGCGCGACGACCCGCTGGACACCTACCTCGTGCACCACCCGGAGTCGTTGTTCGGTCGACCGGTCGAGGCGACGGTCTTCGACCCCACCAACCCCTACGTCCTCGGGCCGCACCTCGCGGCCGCCGCACAGGAGCGGCCGCTCACGCGCGCCGACCTCGCGGCGTACTGGCCCGGTGCCGAGCCGGTCGTCGACGACCTCGTCGCGCGCGGGCTGCTGCGCAAGCGGCCGCACGGCTGGTTCTGGACCGACCGCAGCCGGGCCGCGGACCTCGCCGACATCCGCTCCAGCGGCGGCCAGCAGGTCCAGCTCGTCGAGGCCGGCACCGGTCGGGTGGTCGGCACCGTCGACGGCGGGCGCGCGCACGGGACAGCCCACCCCGGCGCGGTCTACGTCCACCGCGGCGAGACCTACCTCGTGCGCGAGCTCGACCTCGAGGACCACGTGGCCGTCCTCGAGCGGGACGACCCCGACTACTCCACCTCCGCCCGCGAGCTCACCGACATCTCGGTGGTCGAGGAGCGCGAGAGCCGTCGGTGGGGCCCGTGCCGCCTGGTGCTGGGCCAGGTCGACGTCTCCCAGCAGGTGGTCTCGTTCCTGCGGCGGCGCCAACCCGGCGGTGAGGTGCTCGGCGAGGAGCCGCTCGACCTCCCCGAGCGCACGCTGCGCACCAGCGCGGTGTGGTGGACGATCCCGTCCGCCGAGCTCGAGGGCTGCGGTCTCGACCCGGGCGACCTCCCGGGCGCCGCGCACGCGGCGGAGCACTGCTCGATCGGCCTGCTGCCGCTCTTCGCGACCTGCGACCGCTGGGACATCGGCGGTGTCTCGACCGCCCTGCACCCCGACACCGGCACGCTCACGGTCTTCGTCCACGACGGCCACCCGGGCGGAGCCGGCTTCGCGGAGCGCGGCTACCACGCCGCCGGCGCCTGGCTGCGGGCCACGCGGGAGACCATCGCCTCCTGCGAGTGCCTCGAGGGCTGCCCGTCGTGCATCCAGTCGCCCAAGTGCGGCAACCAGAACAACCCCCTCGACAAGGCCGGGGCCCTGGTCCTCCTGGACCTGCTGCTCGCCCACGCGCCGCTCGACTGA
- a CDS encoding sodium-translocating pyrophosphatase: MTGTVPNVVDVSGGNLVLVVVVALIALGALAMAAMFRAEVMSAAEGTDNMKSIAQAVQEGANAYLTRQFRTLAIFAGIAFFALLLLPADDAVVRIFRSVAFLGGAGFSAAVGYLGMSLAVQANLRVAAAAQTQGRDPAMHIGFRTGATVGMLTVGLGLLGASVVVLAFQDDAPDVLEGFGFGAALLAMFMRVGGGIFTKAADVGADLVGKVENNIPEDDPRNAATIADNVGDNVGDCAGMAADLFESYAVTLVAALILGSAAFGDKGLVFPLLIPAIGALTAVAGVYLCQPRPGENGLTTINRAFYISAGIGAVASVLLAFVYLPGDFSELSGLERGGSPLDRAFGFEPASGSPAVIAALAVLIGIVLAAAILALTGYFTGTEFRPVKDVGRTSLTGAATVILSGLSVGFESAVYTTLVIGAAVFGAFLLGAGSLSIALFAVALAGCGLLTTVGVIVAMDTFGPVSDNAQGIAEMSGDVSEEGAQILTELDAVGNTTKAITKGIAIATAVLAASALFGSYIGTAIERLADLENSTEQDVTDFLTSFFVFSPDVLVGLLIGVAVVFLFSGLAINAVGRAAGAVVMEVRRQFREIPGIMEGTGRPEYGKVVDIVTRDSLRELATPGILAILAPIAVGFGLGVGALAGFLAGAIGSGTLMAVFLANAGGAWDNAKKLVEDGHHGGKGSPAHEATVIGDTVGDPFKDTAGPAINPLLKVMNLVSLLIVGAIISLTVGEDANRPLSIIIALAAALGIAVAVYLSKRRSAVISDEEPAPVG, from the coding sequence ATGACGGGGACCGTTCCCAACGTCGTGGACGTCTCCGGTGGCAACCTCGTGCTCGTCGTCGTCGTCGCTCTCATCGCACTCGGTGCGTTGGCGATGGCTGCGATGTTCCGCGCCGAGGTGATGTCTGCCGCCGAAGGCACCGACAACATGAAGTCCATCGCCCAGGCCGTGCAGGAGGGGGCCAACGCCTACCTCACGCGGCAGTTCCGCACGCTCGCCATCTTCGCCGGCATCGCGTTCTTCGCGCTGCTGCTGCTGCCCGCCGACGACGCCGTGGTGCGGATCTTCCGTTCCGTGGCCTTCCTCGGGGGCGCCGGCTTCTCCGCGGCGGTGGGCTACCTCGGGATGTCGTTGGCGGTGCAGGCCAACCTGCGCGTCGCCGCGGCCGCCCAGACGCAGGGCCGCGACCCGGCGATGCACATCGGGTTCCGCACCGGCGCCACCGTCGGCATGCTCACCGTCGGCCTCGGCCTGCTCGGCGCGTCCGTCGTGGTGCTGGCCTTCCAGGACGACGCGCCCGACGTGCTCGAGGGCTTCGGCTTCGGGGCGGCGCTGCTCGCGATGTTCATGCGAGTCGGCGGCGGCATCTTCACCAAGGCCGCCGACGTGGGCGCCGACCTGGTCGGCAAGGTCGAGAACAACATCCCCGAGGACGACCCGCGCAACGCCGCCACCATCGCCGACAACGTCGGCGACAACGTGGGTGACTGCGCCGGCATGGCCGCCGACCTCTTCGAGTCCTACGCCGTCACCCTGGTGGCGGCGCTGATCCTCGGCTCGGCCGCGTTCGGCGACAAGGGCCTGGTCTTCCCGCTGCTGATCCCCGCGATCGGGGCGCTGACCGCGGTGGCCGGTGTCTACCTCTGCCAGCCGCGGCCCGGCGAGAACGGCCTGACCACGATCAACCGCGCGTTCTACATCTCCGCAGGCATCGGTGCGGTGGCCAGCGTCCTGCTGGCCTTCGTCTACCTGCCCGGTGACTTCTCCGAGCTCAGCGGCCTCGAGCGCGGCGGCAGCCCGCTCGACCGGGCCTTCGGGTTCGAGCCCGCCAGCGGCAGCCCGGCGGTGATCGCGGCCCTGGCGGTGCTGATCGGCATCGTGCTCGCCGCGGCGATCCTGGCCCTCACCGGCTACTTCACCGGCACCGAGTTCCGTCCGGTCAAGGACGTCGGGCGTACGTCGTTGACCGGTGCGGCCACGGTCATCCTGTCCGGCCTCTCGGTCGGCTTCGAGTCGGCCGTCTACACGACCCTGGTGATCGGGGCGGCCGTCTTCGGCGCGTTCCTGCTGGGGGCGGGCTCGCTGTCCATCGCGCTGTTCGCGGTGGCCCTGGCCGGCTGCGGCCTGCTCACCACCGTCGGCGTGATCGTCGCGATGGACACCTTCGGCCCGGTCTCCGACAACGCCCAGGGCATCGCGGAGATGTCCGGCGACGTGAGCGAGGAGGGGGCGCAGATCCTCACCGAGCTCGACGCGGTCGGCAACACCACGAAGGCGATCACCAAGGGCATCGCGATCGCGACGGCCGTGCTGGCCGCGAGCGCGCTGTTCGGCTCCTACATCGGCACCGCGATCGAGCGGCTGGCGGACCTGGAGAACTCCACCGAGCAGGACGTCACCGACTTCCTGACCAGCTTCTTCGTGTTCAGCCCCGACGTGCTGGTCGGTCTGCTGATCGGCGTCGCGGTGGTGTTCTTGTTCTCGGGGCTGGCCATCAACGCCGTGGGCCGGGCCGCCGGTGCGGTGGTCATGGAGGTGCGCCGCCAGTTCCGGGAGATCCCGGGGATCATGGAGGGCACCGGTCGCCCGGAGTACGGCAAGGTCGTCGACATCGTCACCCGCGACTCGCTGCGCGAGCTGGCCACGCCGGGCATCCTGGCGATCCTGGCCCCGATCGCGGTGGGCTTCGGTCTCGGCGTCGGCGCGCTGGCCGGGTTCCTGGCCGGTGCCATCGGCTCCGGCACCTTGATGGCGGTCTTCCTCGCCAACGCCGGCGGTGCGTGGGACAACGCCAAGAAGCTGGTCGAGGACGGTCACCACGGTGGCAAGGGCTCGCCCGCCCACGAGGCCACCGTCATCGGTGACACCGTCGGCGACCCGTTCAAGGACACCGCGGGCCCGGCGATCAACCCGCTGCTGAAGGTGATGAACCTGGTCTCGCTGCTCATCGTGGGCGCGATCATCTCGCTGACCGTGGGCGAGGACGCCAACCGTCCGCTGTCGATCATCATCGCCCTCGCGGCGGCGCTCGGCATCGCGGTCGCGGTCTACCTGTCCAAGCGCCGCTCGGCGGTCATCTCCGACGAGGAGCCGGCCCCGGTCGGCTGA